Proteins from one Clupea harengus chromosome 17, Ch_v2.0.2, whole genome shotgun sequence genomic window:
- the bloc1s5 gene encoding biogenesis of lysosome-related organelles complex 1 subunit 5 — protein MQASNQNFFMTMEKIVKDVGDIQSRLIDHRPIIQGEIRYFVREFEEKRGFRECRLLENLSKMVVETNEQALPNCSETMDQNLLQVLTRLEASNHMAQRIQQRELEAQQSTQMQVCLERRKADWEEFLKQQAAMKEEVDEEHAKAVGRLSAQYSEMKKDLAKSAHF, from the exons ATGCAAGCTTCTAATCAAAACTTTTTTATGACAATGGAGAAAATTGTGAAAG ATGTGGGTGACATCCAATCCAGGCTGATAGATCACAGACCAATCATCCAAGGAGAAATACGGTACTTTGTGAGAGAATTTGAG GAGAAACGTGGATTTCGGGAATGCCGCCTATTGGAAAACCTCAGTAAGATGGTTGTGGAGACAAATGAACAAGCTCTCCCTAACTGTTCAGAGACCATGGACCAGAACCTGCTGCAGGTTCTCACAAGAT TGGAGGCCAGTAATCACATGGCACAGAGGATCCAGCAGAGGGAGCTAGAGGCACAGCAG agcaccCAGATGCAGGTGTGTCTAGAGCGGCGGAAGGCAGACTGGGAGGAGTTCCTGAAGCAGCAGGCTGccatgaaggaggaggtggacgaGGAGCATGCCAAGGCCGTGGGCCGCCTCAGTGCCCAGTACAGCGAGATGAAGAAGGACCTGGCCAAGTCTGCCCACTTCTGA